One region of Oryzias latipes chromosome 6, ASM223467v1 genomic DNA includes:
- the LOC101162834 gene encoding G/T mismatch-specific thymine DNA glycosylase isoform X1 encodes MYDSYQYDQHHLEEQSVNPYCTMDYYSENPTEESVMRQQAIHQDPSVHQEPGYSSYLPPSNHNQVHHCQQSFREHQYQHHASALHHQQQQTSEFQHQHHYPSSALHHHHHQQQQQQTSSEFYPQLQQNPSAAYNPYHQLQQQLKTELHPQQHRPHPSALYHPYHQSHQQQQLNTEQHPSTLNYPHYQMQEQPAPQPPPQHQYTVQQGGPSIQFKTEPSDVPQPVTPAKKKRGRPSKQQVEEETLEEENDIVAAKKAKRTLNRFNGMSVEEVMAKTLPDVITYNLDILIIGINPGLLSAFKGHHYPNPGNHFWKCLFLSGLTEEQLNYMHDQNLPEKYSIGFTNMVERTTPGSKDLSSKEIREGGRQLLEKLQKYKPLIAAFNGKGKTYSVAEFLSICAYSIYTTNDEDRRFGCNAFKCTFSFVGIYEIFCKEIFGVKAKNLEFGLQPYKIPETETVCYLMPSSSPRCAQFPRAQDKVHFYIKLKELRDQMKGLLPGGEVVETQYSFDLQLAKEDAKRLSIKEEQVDPEYESCTGLQTELRQSS; translated from the exons ATGTACGACAG TTACCAGTATGATCAGCATCATCTTGAGGAACAGAGTGTAAATCCATATTGCACCATGGACTATTATTCTGAAAATCCTACTGAGGAGTCTGTAATGAGACAGCAGGCCATCCACCAGGATCCATCGGTTCATCAGGAACCTGGTTACAGCAGCTATCTTCCACCCTCGAACCACAACCAGGTGCATCACTGCCAGCAGAGCTTCAGGGAGCATCAGTACCAACATCATGCTTCAGCTTTGCACCATCAGCAGCAACAGACATCAGAGTTTCAGCATCAGCACCATTATCCTTCTTCAGCCTTgcaccaccaccatcatcagcagcagcagcagcaaactTCATCTGAGTTTTACCCTCAGCTACAGCAGAATCCCTCCGCTGCATATAATCCGTACCAtcagcttcagcagcagcttAAAACTGAGCTTCACCCTCAGCAGCACCGACCGCATCCTTCAGCCTTATACCACCCTTACCATCAGTCCCACCAGCAGCAACAGCTTAACACTGAGCAGCACCCTTCAACTCTGAATTACCCTCACTATCAGATGCAGGAGCAACCTGCACCCCAGCCCCCCCCTCAGCACCAGTATACAGTGCAGCAGGGAGGGCCAAGTATTCAGTTCAAGACTGAGCCTTCTGATGTACCTCAAC ctgTGACACCAGCAAAGAAGAAGAGAGGCCGGCCTTCCAAACAGCAGGTAGAAGAAGAAACACTTGAAGAGGAGAATGACATTGTAGCTGCCAAAAAAGCCAAGAGGACTCTGAACCGCTTTAACGGCATGTCAGTGGAAGAAGTCATGGCCAAAACTCTGCCGGATGTCATCACCTACAATTTGGATATTTTGATA ATAGGGATTAATCCAGGACTGCTGTCAGCATTCAAAGGACATCACTACCCAAACCCAGGAAATCATTTCT GGAAATGTCTATTTCTGTCTGGTCTGACTGAAGAGCAGCTCAACTACATGCACGATCAGAACCTGCCAGAGAAGTACAGCATCGGCTTCACCAACATGGTAGAGAGGACCACGCCTGGAAGCAAGGACCTCTCCAG TAAGGAGATTCGTGAAGGAGGTCGACAGTTACttgaaaagctgcaaaaatacaaaccattaaTAGCAGCTTTTAATGGCAAAGGTAAAACATATTCTGTCGCTGAATTTTTGTCAATCTGTGCCTACAGCATTTACACAACAAATGATGAAGACCGAAGGTTTGGATGTAACgcttttaaatgtactttttcttttgtaggCATTTACGAAATCTTTTGTAAAGAAATATTTGGTGTGAAAGCCAAAAATCTGGAGTTTGGCCTGCAGCCCTACAAAATCCCAGAAACTGAAACG GTTTGCTACTTGATGCCATCATCAAGCCCCCGCTGTGCACAGTTTCCACGTGCACAAGATAAGGTACATTTTTACATCAAGCTTAAGGAGCTGCGGGATCAGATGAAAGGCCTGCTCCCTGGCGGCGAGGTGGTGGAGACGCAATACTCTTTTGACCTGCAGCTCGCTAAAG AGGATGCTAAAAGACTCTCAATCAAAGAAGAACAAGTGGATCCAGAGTATGAAAGCTGCACTgggctgcagacagagctgagACAAAGCAGCTGA
- the LOC101162834 gene encoding G/T mismatch-specific thymine DNA glycosylase isoform X2 — MYDSYQYDQHHLEEQSVNPYCTMDYYSENPTEESVMRQQAIHQDPSVHQEPGYSSYLPPSNHNQVHHCQQSFREHQYQHHASALHHQQQQTSEFQHQHHYPSSALHHHHHQQQQQQTSSEFYPQLQQNPSAAYNPYHQLQQQLKTELHPQQHRPHPSALYHPYHQSHQQQQLNTEQHPSTLNYPHYQMQEQPAPQPPPQHQYTVQQGGPSIQFKTEPSDVPQPVTPAKKKRGRPSKQQVEEETLEEENDIVAAKKAKRTLNRFNGMSVEEVMAKTLPDVITYNLDILIIGINPGLLSAFKGHHYPNPGNHFWKCLFLSGLTEEQLNYMHDQNLPEKYSIGFTNMVERTTPGSKDLSSKEIREGGRQLLEKLQKYKPLIAAFNGKGIYEIFCKEIFGVKAKNLEFGLQPYKIPETETVCYLMPSSSPRCAQFPRAQDKVHFYIKLKELRDQMKGLLPGGEVVETQYSFDLQLAKEDAKRLSIKEEQVDPEYESCTGLQTELRQSS; from the exons ATGTACGACAG TTACCAGTATGATCAGCATCATCTTGAGGAACAGAGTGTAAATCCATATTGCACCATGGACTATTATTCTGAAAATCCTACTGAGGAGTCTGTAATGAGACAGCAGGCCATCCACCAGGATCCATCGGTTCATCAGGAACCTGGTTACAGCAGCTATCTTCCACCCTCGAACCACAACCAGGTGCATCACTGCCAGCAGAGCTTCAGGGAGCATCAGTACCAACATCATGCTTCAGCTTTGCACCATCAGCAGCAACAGACATCAGAGTTTCAGCATCAGCACCATTATCCTTCTTCAGCCTTgcaccaccaccatcatcagcagcagcagcagcaaactTCATCTGAGTTTTACCCTCAGCTACAGCAGAATCCCTCCGCTGCATATAATCCGTACCAtcagcttcagcagcagcttAAAACTGAGCTTCACCCTCAGCAGCACCGACCGCATCCTTCAGCCTTATACCACCCTTACCATCAGTCCCACCAGCAGCAACAGCTTAACACTGAGCAGCACCCTTCAACTCTGAATTACCCTCACTATCAGATGCAGGAGCAACCTGCACCCCAGCCCCCCCCTCAGCACCAGTATACAGTGCAGCAGGGAGGGCCAAGTATTCAGTTCAAGACTGAGCCTTCTGATGTACCTCAAC ctgTGACACCAGCAAAGAAGAAGAGAGGCCGGCCTTCCAAACAGCAGGTAGAAGAAGAAACACTTGAAGAGGAGAATGACATTGTAGCTGCCAAAAAAGCCAAGAGGACTCTGAACCGCTTTAACGGCATGTCAGTGGAAGAAGTCATGGCCAAAACTCTGCCGGATGTCATCACCTACAATTTGGATATTTTGATA ATAGGGATTAATCCAGGACTGCTGTCAGCATTCAAAGGACATCACTACCCAAACCCAGGAAATCATTTCT GGAAATGTCTATTTCTGTCTGGTCTGACTGAAGAGCAGCTCAACTACATGCACGATCAGAACCTGCCAGAGAAGTACAGCATCGGCTTCACCAACATGGTAGAGAGGACCACGCCTGGAAGCAAGGACCTCTCCAG TAAGGAGATTCGTGAAGGAGGTCGACAGTTACttgaaaagctgcaaaaatacaaaccattaaTAGCAGCTTTTAATGGCAAAG gCATTTACGAAATCTTTTGTAAAGAAATATTTGGTGTGAAAGCCAAAAATCTGGAGTTTGGCCTGCAGCCCTACAAAATCCCAGAAACTGAAACG GTTTGCTACTTGATGCCATCATCAAGCCCCCGCTGTGCACAGTTTCCACGTGCACAAGATAAGGTACATTTTTACATCAAGCTTAAGGAGCTGCGGGATCAGATGAAAGGCCTGCTCCCTGGCGGCGAGGTGGTGGAGACGCAATACTCTTTTGACCTGCAGCTCGCTAAAG AGGATGCTAAAAGACTCTCAATCAAAGAAGAACAAGTGGATCCAGAGTATGAAAGCTGCACTgggctgcagacagagctgagACAAAGCAGCTGA
- the c6h12orf73 gene encoding uncharacterized protein C12orf73 homolog, giving the protein MPAGVSWPRYLRLLGASVLAMFAGAQAVHQYYLPDLSIPEVPPKPGELQTELQGYKIREKAIETLKKGENDDR; this is encoded by the exons ATGCCAGCCGGTGTGTCGTGGCCTCGATATCTAAGGTTGCTTGGAGCCAGTGTTCTAGCCATGTTTGCCGGGGCTCAGGCTGTGCACCAGTATTACCTGCCAGATCTG AGTATTCCAGAGGTCCCACCCAAACCTGGAGAACTCCAGACTGAACTACAAGGATACAAGATAAGAGAAAAAGCAATTGAGACacttaaaaaaggagaaaatgatgACAGATAA
- the LOC101163486 gene encoding EF-hand calcium-binding domain-containing protein 10 gives MATKQEKYAADYLRKHKIAELVENLFSMLLFYRPDNPREFLIEQLKLLKLSQINNVMGPHLLKSSNLDAVFGILDPAKQKHITFAQYRQAMKTLGIKDIDECPEGVNEDRISYETFKAEAERGLQRYSAAYYSEH, from the exons ATGGCgacaaagcaggaaaaatacGCTGCCGACTATTTGAGGAAACACAAAATAGCGGAACTCGTGGAGAATCTGTTCTCCATGCTTCTCTTCTACAGACCCG ATAATCCCAGGGAGTTTCTCattgagcagctgaagctgctAAAGCTTTCTCAGATCAACAATGTGATGGGACCTCATCTGTTGAAAAGCTCAAACCTGGATGCAGTCTTTGGAATCCTGGATCCAGCCAAACAGAAGCACATCACGTTTGCACAGTACAGGCAGG CTATGAAGACACTTGGCATCAAGGACATCGATGAATGTCCTGAAGGTGTTAACGAAGATAGAATATCCTATGAGACGTTCAAGGCAGAAGC GGAAAGGGGACTGCAGAGATACTCAGCAGCATACTACTCCGAGCATTAA
- the samm50 gene encoding sorting and assembly machinery component 50 homolog, protein MGTVHARSLDPMPMQGPELGVQADDIEAPGVQQEPKQEVLENKDVVVQQVHIDGLGRTKEDLLTYEIAEVFRAKNLIDVMRRSHEARQRLLRLGIFRKVEVIIDTARGEHALPNGLDVTFEVTELRRLTGSYNTMVGNNEGSMVLGLKLPNALGRAEKMTFQFSYGTKETSYGLSFFKPQPGHFERNFSINAYKVTGQFPWSSLRETDRGISTEISFPVWKTNQTLKWEGVWRELGCLANTASFAVREESGHSLKSSLSHAMVIDTRNSSILPKKGGLLKIHQELAGFTGGDACFLKEDFEIQLNKKLFWDSVLSASLWGGLLLPLGVEKTSIADRFYLGGPTSIRGFSMYSMGPQSDGDYLGGEAYWAGGLHLYTPLPFRPGRGGFGDLFRTHFFLNAGNLCNLNYGEGPQAHLKKLAECLRWSYGLGIVLRLGNIARLELNYCIPMGVQSGDRICDGVQFGAGIRFL, encoded by the exons ATGGGCACCGTCCATGCCAGG AGCCTGGACCCCATGCCCATGCAGGGCCCAGAGTTGGGGGTTCAAGCTGATGATATTGAAGCTCCAGGAGTTCAACAGGAGCCAAAGCAAGAAGTTcttgaaaacaaagat GTTGTAGTTCAGCAGGTGCACATAGATGGTCTTGGAAGAACTAAGGAGGACCTGCTGACCTATGAAATCGCTGAAGTCTTTCGGGCCAAGAATTTGATTGAT GTGATGCGTAGGTCCCATGAAGCCCGACAGAGACTGCTGCGTCTCGGCATCTTCAGAAAGGTTGAGGTCATCATAGACACCGCACGAG GTGAACATGCTCTTCCAAATGGCCTTGATGTCACCTTTGAGGTCACCGAGCTGAGACGCTTGACAGGCAGCTACAACACCATGGTTGGAAATAATGAAGGAAGCATG gtACTTGGTTTAAAGTTACCCAATGCACTAGGTCGGGCAGAAAAAATGACATTCCAGTTTTCCTATGGAACCAAAGAAACATCCTATGGCCTGTCTTTCTTTAAACCACAACCTGGACACTTTGAGCGCAA TTTCTCCATCAATGCATACAAAGTGACAGGCCAGTTTCCTTGGAGCTCATTGAGAGAGACGGATCGAGGAATTTCTACAGAAATAAGT TTCCCTGTGTGGAAAACCAACCAAACCTTGAAGTGGGAAGGAGTATGGAGAGAGCTGGGCTGCCTTGCTAACACTGCTTCCTTTGCTGTCCGTGAGGAGAGCGGTCATTCCCTCAAGTCCTCCCTTTCG catGCAATGGTCATTGACACCAGAAACTCCTCCATCCTTCCAAAAAAAGGGGGCTTACTGAAGATCCATCAG GAGCTTGCTGGTTTCACTGGAGGAGATGCTTGTTTCCTAAAGGAGGATTTTGAGATCCAACTCAACAAAAAACTCTTCTGGGACTCA GTTCTTTCTGCCTCATTGTGGGGTGGCCTGCTGCTACCTCTTGGTGTCGAGAAGACGAGCATAGCAGACAG GTTTTATCTTGGTGGTCCTACCAGTATCAGGGGGTTCAGTATGTACAGTATGGGCCCACAGAGTGATG GAGATTATTTGGGAGGAGAGGCCTACTGGGCTGGAGGCCTCCACCTCTACACACCTCTTCCCTTCAGACCTGGCAGGGGAGGCTTTGGTGATCTGTTTAGAACCCACTTCTTCCTGAACGCTGGAAACCTTTGTAACCTCAATTATG GTGAGGGGCCACAAGCACATTTGAAGAAACTTGCAGAATGCCTCCGCTGGTCATATGGACTGGGCATTGTGCTGCGTTTGGGAAACATTGCCAGACTGGAGCTGAATTACTGCATTCCCATGGGAGTCCAGAGTGGCGACAG